One Perca flavescens isolate YP-PL-M2 chromosome 9, PFLA_1.0, whole genome shotgun sequence genomic window carries:
- the niban1a gene encoding LOW QUALITY PROTEIN: protein Niban 1a (The sequence of the model RefSeq protein was modified relative to this genomic sequence to represent the inferred CDS: inserted 2 bases in 1 codon), with translation MGNSASSLLDETRSNSIKGQAEAVLKEFSPYYRKQFSLARFSQVEDDLEHRKEKITQLLQQREAPEEALVLYEDLVLYFDDSRKWRERYVVVRANHSLELHDSLEAFVKGSQPRLKLLPTGGTVLTSEDDYMALVDQSFPDDTNVKEDFGPPLAGMPGQFPVYLRLPYRTDSYFCFRQQDRQAVFLSILSDCIRHQNQDFLKKKTCEVQAFLKAIQLYRQDRDQYEAWGMLIGSDVRVMANEVMEQLLPSLEVDLLPRLKAKKTEKRRVWFATVEAAYVLVQECLLEGLSALKEECRTSVRQQEVLIHSEMDHILSSRRQLEEKVRAKVWAPAERLCCEXVQPYLGSVLEELMEPVSSGFQEGRQLSERTMDQLCQDVPLLEDNERLKEALADMARPDLLSCYQKIGSLQEKLQQLQQRFGVSNITGVIHSAQIDLQQLTENAAYTFEQLLQKAVEDNLDDPGSAIEKAKHRVLKQYDYDSSTVRKRISREALVLITLPFIKKNLAPTCKTVFINIENVYESVLLQSLDREVTKVVKEAASLKKYNLFTDSRDLLSQSSRSSVSSTPGSPAMALASPSKTSSEPRSRSPLAPNGQPSGPPKDELTGAENGDETVFETPLQKVEEILVALSVSKLPEVDQTASVALETPAFADSTNQSQPQEVNVETAAEEAISVVTAAEPPMQSADPPKGRRITLSEAPSVVESIKTDVEASAAQIEAPVPSPGAAKEPVSSSAGGSGAQTASSSDEEAPSGGQTPALPPADVGVDPSLQEAEPAHVSGPNSLDVSVGSESAPSDVESLEGVKTTRSSEEDKVSTTSDVLEDDADVSKSPESSDDAAEDEPARAEPSPRVQTEAASAGDTEASAEPEAPPDCIKQIRDLVTEVIEVEELVQRYPDGIPKASEEE, from the exons GCCAGGCCGAGGCCGTGCTGAAGGAGTTCAGTCCCTACTACAGGAAGCAGTTCTCGTTGGCTCGGTTCTCTCAGGTGGAAGATGATCTGGAGCATCGCAAAGAGAAGATCACGCAGCTGCTCCAGCAGagg GAGGCTCCCGAGGAGGCCTTGGTGCTGTATGAGGACCTCGTCCTGTACTTCGACGACAGCAGGAAGTGGCGTGAGCGGTACGTGGTGGTgagagccaatcacagcctgGAGTTACACGACAGCCTGGAG GCCTTCGTCAAAGGAAGTCAGCCCCGCCTGAAGCTGCTTCCTACGGGGGGCACCGTCCTGACCTCCGAGGACGACTACATGGCCCTGGTGGACCAGAGCTTCCCCGACGACACCA ATGTGAAGGAGGACTTTGGTCCTCCTCTGGCGGGCATGCCGGGACAGTTCCCCGTCTACCTGCGTCTGCCCTACAGGACGGACTCGTACTTCTGCTTCAGACAGCAGGACCGACAAGCCGTCTTCCTCTCCATCCTGTCGGACTGCATCCGACACCAGAACCAAG ACTTCCTGAAGAAGAAGACGTGTGAAGTGCAGGCCTTCCTCAAAGCCATCCAGCTCTACCGACAGGACCGAGACCAGTACGAGGCCTGGGGCATGCTCATAGGAAGTGATGTCCGG gtgatgGCCAACGAGGTGATGGAGCAGCTGCTGCCGTCTCTTGAGGTGGACCTGCTGCCTCGCCTCAAAGCCAAGAAGACGGAGAAGAGGAGAGTCTGGTTCGCT ACGGTGGAGGCTGCGTACGTCCTGGTCCAGGAGTGTCTGCTGGAGGGACTCTCGGCGCTGAAGGAGGAATGTCGAACGTCGGTCCGGCAGCAGGAGGTGCTCATCCACTCCGAAATGGACCACATCCTCAGCTCCAGACGGCAGCTGGAGGAAAAAGTCCGAG CCAAAGTGTGGGCGCCGGCGGAGCGGCTGTGCTGCGA CGTGCAGCCTTACCTGGGCTCGGTGCTGGAGGAGCTGATGGAGCCGGTCAGCTCGGGTTTCCAGGAGGGACGGCAGCTCAGCGAACGCACGATGGACCAGCTGTGTCAGGACGTCCCGCTGCTGGAAGACAACGAGAGACTGAAGGAG gctcTCGCTGACATGGCGAGACCAGACCTGCTCAGTTGCTACCAGAAGATCGGCTCTCTGCAGGAGaaactgcagcagctgcagcagaggtTCGGGGTCTCCAACATCACGGGGGTGATCCACAGCGCTCAGATCGACCtgcagcag CTGACCGAGAACGCAGCGTACACGTTTGAGCAGCTGCTCCAAAAAGCCGTCGAGGACAACCTGGACGACCCCGGCTCGGCCATCGAGAAGGCCAAACACCGAGTGCTGAAG CAATATGATTACGACAGCAGCACGGTGAGGAAGAGGATCTCCAGGGAGGCTCTTGTCCTCATCACTCTCCCCTTCATCAAGAAGAACCTGGCCCCCACCTGCAAAACT gtgttcatcaacATCGAGAACGTTTATGAGAGCGTCCTCCTGCAATCCCTGGACAGAGAGGTCACCAAag TGGTGAAGGAGGCGGCGAGCCTGAAGAAGTACAACCTGTTCACGGACAGCAGAGACCTGCTGAGTCAGTCCAGCCGCTCCAGCGTCTCGTCCACGCCGGGCAGCCCCGCCATGGCGCTCGCCTCCCCCTCTAAAACCTCCTCTGAGCCCCGGTCCAGGTCTCCTCTCGCGCCCAACGGTCAGCCGTCCGGTCCCCCGAAGGACGAGCTGACGGGGGCGGAGAACGGTGACGAGACAGTCTTTGAGACACCTCTGCAGAAGGTCGAAGAAATATTGGTAGCTCTGAGCGTCTCTAAACTGCCAGAAGTCGACCAAACTGCCTCCGTTGCACTCGAGACTCCGGCGTTCGCAGATTCGACCAACCAGAGCCAGCCGCAGGAAGTGAACGTAGAAACCGCCGCAGAGGAAGCGATCTCTGTCGTGACGGCAGCTGAGCCTCCGATGCAGAGCGCAGACCCTCCAAAAGGGAGAAGAATCACTTTGTCAGAAGCGCCCAGCGTTGTAGAAAGCATAAAGACGGACGTAGAAGCGTCAGCGGCACAGATAGAAGCGCCCGTACCGAGTCCTGGTGCCGCTAAGGAACCGGTGAGCTCTTCAGCAGGAGGCTCCGGGGCCCAAACTGCATCCAGCAGTGACGAGGAGGCTCCCTCTGGTGGTCAAACGCCCGCGCTCCCACCTGCAGACGTCGGCGTAGACCCGAGTCTTCAGGAGGCAGAACCGGCGCACGTCTCGGGCCCAAACTCCCTGGATGTGTCCGTAGGAAGCGAGTCCGCCCCGTCGGATGTGGAGTCCCTGGAGGGAGTGAAAACGACGCGGAGCAGCGAGGAGGACAAAGTCTCGACGACCTCTGACGTCTTGGAGGACGACGCCGACGTCAGTAAATCACCGGAGAGCTCCGACGATGCAGCCGAGGATGAGCCCGCGAGAGCCGAGCCGTCTCCTCGGGTCCAGACAGAAGCTGCGAGTGCCGGAGACACGGAGGCGAGCGCCGAGCCTGAAGCGCCGCCCGACTGCATCAAGCAGATCCGAGACCTGGTGACGGAGGTGATCGAGGTGGAGGAGCTGGTGCAGCGCTACCCCGACGGCATTCCCAAAGCCTCGGAGGAGGAATGA